The Chloroflexota bacterium genome has a window encoding:
- a CDS encoding 4Fe-4S dicluster domain-containing protein — translation MTAGATASLASNTRTRASSAGATQAALRVDPTFLRTVESLSHENIRLCYYCLKCTAGCPTAYAMDYGPAHILKLVQLGQKDRVLRSSAIWLCVGCETCWTRCPNGIA, via the coding sequence ATGACAGCAGGCGCGACCGCATCCCTGGCCAGCAACACGAGAACGCGGGCGTCGTCCGCGGGCGCAACCCAGGCCGCGCTGCGGGTTGACCCCACGTTCCTGCGAACGGTAGAATCGCTCAGCCACGAGAACATTCGGCTATGCTACTACTGCCTGAAGTGCACCGCCGGATGCCCCACCGCATACGCCATGGACTACGGCCCCGCGCACATCCTCAAACTGGTGCAGTTGGGCCAGAAGGACAGAGTCCTGCGCAGCAGCGCCATCTGGCTGTGCGTGGGATGCGAAACCTGCTGGACGCGCTGCCCCAACGGGATTGCC